In the Pecten maximus chromosome 5, xPecMax1.1, whole genome shotgun sequence genome, CCTGCATCCTACGACCCAGAAATTTTGGAGAATTGGACAATGGCTCGGCTAAAAGCAGCGTGCGGAAATCGGGGCATTTCTTTTCCTAGTAACATTCGCCGCTTGGCTTTAGTTCGACTCCTTAACAATAATGACGATGTTCCAAATGCGACAGAACCAACTCAACCGGAGAATATTTCTACTCAATGTAGGTCACGTACACGTCACCCACCAGTAGAATTAGGTGCGCGATCCCATGATTCTTTGCAGGATgtacaagatggcggcccccatGCAATGCCGGACAGTATAGCGGAGGTGTTATCTTCGTTGGCAagttctgtgtctgtgttggCCAACAAATTGATAACatagaaagatcaattcaggGAACTAACTCACAACTTTCTGCTGGCCGAAGTGTCTCATCTCCTGAAGTCGTCAACAACATAAACAGTCCCGAAGATACAGATTTCACGCTAGCATCAGCGTACACTCGGTTCAATTCGGTTGTATCTGGGACTCTTGTGATCCCAGCAGCGGCAGCAGGGAGTGTCGAGCAACCAGCAACGAACTGTATTAGTGCCACGAGGACCACTTTCTGATACGCGGCTCATACCCTGCCGTTCGTAGAGACGGTGTCTCCACAGCTCAGGACAAACATTGTTAGAGGTAGGGACATTAATTTAGCGGCCCTTCTCATCCTATACTTTCGTGGTTTGGGAGACAATAATACCCCTGAGAGTAAGCCCGACCATCGTTTGAACAGGGTTCTTAGTCTCGGGGAATTTATTCAAGCCTTTGGTACTTTCAAACAGGTCATGTGCGGAACTTTTCCACATCGCCGTGTTGAACTCGATCTTTACGAGAGAGATATCATAGATATGGCTTCTCGATTTCCTGGCCACGGTTTTTACGAGTACCATTGCCAGTTCTCCATGAGGGCAGCTGCTCTTTTGAGATACAACGTGTGTGTAGACTGGTCAGTCAGAGACAACAACCTTTTTAgtaacatttttacaaacaGACAGGCACACGTGTGCATTTACTGTGGAAGTTCCCTGCACCTTTCTACTTTTTGCCCATCATCTCCCCCTCCTCACAAAAACAGTTCTTTTGCGTACAACGCACCTACGAAACCATTTAACAAGGACCAGAATGGGTCAGTTGACACGCACGGCCGCCCCAGAGTGTTTCAAGGAAACAAGGAGATATGTAACAACTTTAATGGTGACAGAGGTTGTAATGCTTTAGTGTGTACAAAACTTCATGTGTGTATTTCATGCAAAAGTAGTGACCACTCCAAGAACAACTGCCCTTTAGGGAGGAGTGGGCCACAAACCAGGAAAAAATTATCAACCTTGTCGCGACCACCCCGATAAATATAGAGACATTACACCATGATTTCATCCTGATAAGCAGTTTGTGTCAGAATTGATCAATGGTTTGCGTACAGGTTTTGATACCGGCTTCTTACACATACCCGAGGTATGTATATAAGTAGTTCTATTCAACTCCAACATCCTCACGTATCATGTGACTCGGCTGACCAATGGTCAATAAGCTAGAGGGGTTTAGCCCCCCCACGATACCAGCCACAGCAGTTTAGGCAGCGTCATCGTTCatagggcactagtctgatatatacagaaagtttcaaggagctgctttgaacggttatggagttatagcccagaaaagaatctcggacggacggacggacggacggacggacagggcccaatttaatatcccccgcaaacgcgtttcgcgggggataaaAAAGGTTTTAAGGTACCAATACTTTTTGACACCAATGAGAAGAAACATTGACAAGATGCTCTCTAGATGAACATTTGCCTCTCAATACCTTTTAGTAAAGACCGATTCAAAACTTCCAGTTAGAAGTGCAAATGTACTTTGCAATCTTAGTCAGAAATGTGGCTGCCAAGACCCACATCTCATTTGTTCAACAACAATCTGGAAACAATTGGCTTCTATGCTTAACCATATGAGAGTCCATAGGGAGTACTATAGACTATCACAAAGCAAATGGAAATTTAAATTGAATCCAGTACAATCCCGCCCCCACTTTGTTGTGAAGGGTATACTTATCATAGTGGCATTGTTGGTGAATATTGTGCGATATATGCCATGGCATAGCCTGATTTTTGTCTTTTAAATATTCCATCAGAAGTAGTCAGCATCAGACATTTTTGTAGGGAAGCAAAACTGTCAGTGGCTGAAAACCTTACCAGCACCCTGCTTCGGAAGCATATTGCAACCATAAGCCAGTTTTTGCTTTTGCATGAATGAAAGCCACATTCATGATGTCGACTTTTATTCCCCCCTTACGACTTACTCGCAGATATACTGTTTTACCCCTATTCTACCCATCTGTCCATCAGAACTCACCAAAAGGTGGTTATGGCATTCATTTGTCACTTATTCCTGTTTTCGCACTTTTTAGGTTGCCTAAATGgagtttgaagatttttttcaaattctacttttttatacatgtacctataaaATTGTCACTATATAATTTACCTTTAGTGTATAGGATAGAAAGGCTGAATAACTTGCTTATCCTTGGACGAGATGTGCGATATATTCCCCAACAGAAGAGTTGCATTAGATATGTACGCGAGGGATATTATCGATATAGCATCCCGCTTTCCTGGTGCAGGTTTCTATGAATACAattgccatttttttttattgtgcgCCACTGCCTATCTACGTTGTAATAATGTGTATGTTGACTGATCTGTCAGAGAGCCAACAATTTGTTTCGCAACATTTTCACAAACCGACAGGGCCACATGTGTTTTTTATTGTAGAAGTTCTCTAAATCTGTCTACATTTTGTCAAGCGTCCCCTCCTCAAAGTGGTCCGATACTTGATGAACTTGGGAGATTCAGGACTGTGTCTTGGTAACTTTTTCTGTAATTGGCTTGTTGGTAATTATCACAATGTAAATGACACTGATTGGTGACCTTTCCGTTTTAGACTATAACCAGGCGACAGTATCTGCATTGTCGGCAACTCTTGTGGTTACCCCTCCACACATTCATACCCGACGCAAAAGGATTGAAGTGTATAGGATGTTCCCTGCACTGATGTCATCAAAATGTACACCCAAAACATGAATTAACCCTTACCACGCTTATCACGGCATATGCCGTTCACAGTAAACTGGCCAGGGCTGCTAATCACGGCAAATGTCATGTTTGTGTAACCTCTAGAATGTACCACCTTTTGCCGGTAAATGATACCGGGAACACATCTGGATTTATTCACATCTAATAAATACTCTATCTAGGTCTTCTTTGCGTTTGTTTTTCATGGGGGGTTGTATGTAAAAATTTCAAGATAATTTATAACAGCTGGTGGTGAGTCAGCATAATCTCCAAGTAAACAAAAATGTCGGAGTCGGACATGTCGGATTCTTCCGATCGTGAGACTGGTGATTATATCATGAATCTATTAAACTCAGATAGTGATATGGATGAATTTGAAGGGTTTGATCCTTTAGATGTTGTAAATGGAAACCTGATTGAAGATCGCCAGGTTGAGATGGCTCAATCTAATAAAGATCGTGACCTTCTCGAGGATGCCAAGATTGGGTGGGGGAGGGAGGATACAGACCCAGTTATAGCCCCATTTACTGGGACATCTGGGATAACTGGAAATATCCCCCAGGACCCACAGCCACTTGATTTCTTCAATTTGTTGTTTGAAGATGATATGTGGACCACTCTTGCAACTCAAACTAATAAATATGCCAGGGCAAAGATAGCTGAAGGCCCGTTTACAGCATTGGGTCGACGTCTGTAGATGAGATGAAGCTATTTATTAGCTTAGTCATAACCATGGGGATCACTAGGAAGCCTGATATAGACTCCTACTGATCAACAGATGTTATACTGAAGACACCATTATTTGGTGAAACGATGTCCAAAGACAGATTTCAGTTGATATTATCTAATCTACATCTTGTAGATAATGATGAGGATCAGGGTACAGACAGATTGTACAAAGTCAGGCCTTTCATCAGCATGGTGAAATCTTCATTTCAGGTATATGAACCTGAGGAAGAGCTTAGTTTTGATGAAGGCACCTGTCCCTTCAAAGGGAGAGTTAGGGTTCGTGTGTATAATCCTATGAAACCTAACAAATTTGGTATCAAGGTATACCAAATCAGTGAAGCCAGGAGTGGCTACTGTGTTGGGTTTGATGTCTATGATGGGTCTGAGGGATGTACCTCGTATGTTGAGGCTTTAGACCTGGACCCTGAGGAGCTATCAACTACAACTAAGGTGGTAGTAGGTCTTCTTTCTAGTTGTGGACTTTTACAAAAAGGCCACAAAGTTTATATGGACAATTATAATAATAGTCCTGAACTGTTCGAAGAATTAGAACTGTTGCAGACTTACGCTGCAGGAACAGTTCGGATCAACCGAAAAGGTATGCCCCGAGTGTTTGGTGTTGTGAAAAACCTAAAACCTGGTGAAGTAATTTTCAGACGTCGGGGTAACCTTTTGGCTGTGAAATATCATGACAAAAGGGATGTTCATGTTATTTCTACATTTCACAGAGCCACAATGTATGTGCAAGAACACCTGAACAGAAACAGGGATGTCGTTAGGAAACCCACCGTGATTTCTGACTATTGTAAATTATTGGTGGTGTTGATCTTACAGATCAAATTGCACAATATTATGAGGTTCTAAGAAAGTCTGTGAAATGGtggaaaacattattttttcatCTGTTGAACCTTCTTCTTGTAAATGCTATTCTGCATAAGAAGTACGGTAACCCTTCCAGGCGGTAAACCCATATAAATTTCAGGACAAGTATTGTCCGAGCCCTTATTGATCCCCCCCCCACAAGCTCCTCGTCCCAGTCGTCAAGCTGGGAGACGATGTGAGCCACTAAATAGGTTTTCTGGCAGACATTTCCCTGCATACATACCCTGTAAGGCTGGTGCTAAAAGGAAAAGACCAGTTCGTGATTGCAAAGCTTGTAATCCTGGGAAAGATCAACGAGATGGAGCCAAGCGTAGACAGACGTCCTTCTACTGCCCTACCTGTGACATCGCATTATGTGTGCCAGAGTGTTTTGAGAAATACCATACTCATAAAGACTACAAGGCTGTTCTTCAGAATTAATTGTGTGAAAACAAAACTAATtgacaatacacaatacactcTAACTTagctttttttgtttgttgtgtttttatatacagacacttTTTCTGGCAAACATCCGTCTTAATGTCTCAAATAGAATATAAAGCAAGGATAAACAGAACCACTTAATAAACAGACACTTTTTCTGACAAACATCTGTCCTAATGTCTCAAATAGAATATAAATCAAGGATAAACAGGACCACTTAATAGACACTTTTTCTGGCAAACATCTGTCCTAATGTCTCAAATAGAATATAAATCAAGGATAAACAGAACCACTTCATAAACAAGACAATGTTTCTGGCAAACATCTGTCCTAATGTCTCAAATAGAATATAAATCATGGATAATCAGAACCACTTAATAAACAGAAACATGGATAAACAGAACCACTTAATAAACAGACACTTTTTCTGACAAACATCTGTCCTAATGTCTCAAATAGAATATAAATCATGGATAATCAGAACCACTTAATAAACAGAAACATGGATAAACAGAACCACTTAATAAACAGACACTTTTTCTGACAAATATCTGTTCTAATGTCTCAAATAGAATATAAATCATTGATGAACAGAACCACTTAATAGACACTTTCTGGCAAACATCTGTCTTAATGTCtcaaatagaatataaataAAGGATAAACAGAACCACTTAATAAATAGACACTGTTTCTGGCAAACATCTGTCTTAATGTCtcaaatagaatataaataAAGGATAAACAGAACCACTTAATAAATAGACACTGTTTCTGGCAAACATCTGTCTTAATGTCTCAAATAGAATATAAATCATGATAAACGGAACCACTTAATAAATAGACACTGTTTCTGGTAAACATCTGTCCTAATGTCTCAAATAGAATATAAATCAAGGATAAACAGAACCACTTAATAAATAGACACTGTTTCTGGTAAACATCTGTCCAGAAACAGTTCGTGCCAACCGGAAAGAACTTCCAGGTGCTGTTACAAGGGCAAAATTGAGAAAACAAGACGATCTTGCTCAAAGACAAAGGGGacatatgatattttgtttactaaatagttgtttgtacacaacatttaaaaaccccgtcacagtcttcatgttagtaaatatctatttctaacctcgcgcctttgatcacgtgatgttGTGGACCAATGGAAATACGTCAGGGGATAGCGCCACCTGCATTCATTTTCAAGCAGCGTGATTATTTGTAGcagcagtgttttattcatcattatTTTCTCCTATTGTTTACTTTCGTCGCAACAACTCCTATTGACTTTGGAACTTACGAGTGTTTTGCCTGGAGTTGTCGTCTCCTACGACAGTGAAGTACACACCAATAACGGTATTTAcacgtgtgttgtgtttggttaCATTTTTATCGACGTGTGTCGAGGACATTTCCTTTAGTTTACATTGACGAATGTCATTCGTCATCGAGCTGTGTATTTCCTATATGGATCCTAACAGTCTTTTATGCAACCACGATTTGTGTTTTCTTTGCTATCGGATCTAACTTTGTGTGTGACTTATTCGTGCTAGTGGAAATCGAAAGACATCAGTTTGTAATCTTTCTCGGGTCATCTAACATGGCGGCCAAGCAGGTCAGGAACGCGTCACTACCAGCAGCTTGGTGCGCAATCCCAGGATTCCGTGCGGGATTCAAGATGGCAGCGCCCATGTCTTGTCGAACACTGTAGGGCATTGCATCGTCTTCTTTGGCGTTTACGGTTAATTTTGTAGGGGTAATTATCtgatttaaggaaaaataattaaGGAACTACACGTACAACATTATTAGTCTAGATTTCCATCTTGCGATATTACGACATGCAGTGTACTCGGAAACTAACCGAACAACTTAACTAGTCGGAATTTCAATCTCCCGACGATTACATGCAGACTCCCCGGATAATCAACGAACAACTTtgataactacatacagacgaCTCGGAAACTCACCGAACTACATTACGCGTTTCCATCTCCCGATGATAGCGACATGCAGATAAAGTGGAAATCGTAGCATCAGCTTACTATGCTTCCAACTCAGTTGTCTTGGACTTTTCAGCGGTGAGATTACTCATCAATCTGTCTATTTTGACTTGTTGTACCTGACCAGACTTTGGTTACAGCGTGGGTATCAGTTCCTCCGATATCAGAGGAGCATTCTCGATACTTGTTACTctagtaaacatttatatcttcGCGTTCACACCTTCTATCTGTATCTAGCGTTATTGTTTTCTATGTACTTGTCacagatatttttaaataattggtTTACGGCATAGCTGTCACaccttttatctgtatctaGCATTATTGTTTTCCTTGTACTTGTCACAGATTCTTGTTTATACATTGTGCGGAATATACTATGCAACTGTTATGGAGAGCTTTTTCAAAGATATAGATTGAGATGATACGTTTCTACCTCACTTTATTTAGTCAATTACTAGATTGTTATCATGTACTAGGCTTTAAGCTACCAGTCAGATCAAGCCTCTCCATTTACGAGTCAAGTCGCTCCTCTCATTTGTAATCACAACTTGAGTCAAGGGTCTTCTCggctgtgtctgcgagtcaaggGCTTCTCAGGTGTATCTGTGAGTCATAAGAtgtaagctgaataagtggacgTATCCTTTCAAATGACCCATTAAGTAAagtatattcctgattcaaacaGTCTtgttttcaccaaaaatgattcaaactgatatattttgttatccgtgccGATATgtattagttcgttgatttatttcaccagcagttttacattgtAACCACCAGCACTTAAACGATgccatttattttatttttgttaaaagatatttcttgtttatacaTTGTGCAGAATATATTATGCAACTGTTAAGGAGAGctttgtcatagatatatatagagatgatGTTTCTTCATCACTTTATTTAGTCTGTTACTAGATTGTTATTATCATGTACTAGGTTTAATTAGTTATCAGTCAGATCAAGCCTCTTCAATTACGAGTCAAGTCACTcatctcatgagtaatcacaactcaAAGTCTAGGATCTTCTCAGCAGCCATAAGAAGTGAAGTTTTTCCTTACAATAGCCACCAACCTATGCcgtgttttatttatttattttgtgggTAATCAGGTCATGTCTTCAACCACAATCAAGTCACTCTTCTCTTGAGTTATCAGAACTCGAagtcaagggtcttctcagctgtgtctgcgagtcaagtttCTTCTCATGAGTCACTGCGAATCAAAGTATGTagtcttctcagtagcacttagtCAAGAGTGTCCTGCACTAGCTAcctactacttcgctgtgttttgattcgttagctTACGTAGTCAGGTCTTagcttctccaatcatgagtcaaaactcttctcatgagtaatcacactCGGagtcaagggtcttctcagctgtgtctgcgagtcaagtctcttctcacgagtcactgagactcagagccaagggtcttctcagtagcacttaggagtcaagtttgtcatgccaccagctactacttcgctgtgttttgattcgttagtttATGCAGTCAGGTCATtgcttctccaatcatgagtcaaaactcttctcatgagtaatcacaactcaagagtcaagggtcttctcagctgtgtctgcgagtctAGTCTCTTCTCATGAGTCACTGCGAC is a window encoding:
- the LOC117328422 gene encoding piggyBac transposable element-derived protein 4-like, which translates into the protein MSKDRFQLILSNLHLVDNDEDQGTDRLYKVRPFISMVKSSFQVYEPEEELSFDEGTCPFKGRVRVRVYNPMKPNKFGIKVYQISEARSGYCVGFDVYDGSEGCTSYVEALDLDPEELSTTTKVVVGLLSSCGLLQKGHKVYMDNYNNSPELFEELELLQTYAAGTVRINRKGMPRVFGVVKNLKPGEVIFRRRGNLLAVKYHDKRDVHVISTFHRATMYVQEHLNRNRDVVRKPTVISDYCKLLVVLILQIKLHNIMRF